In Bacteroidales bacterium, the genomic stretch ATCATGAACCCAAACATTTGATGGTATTGCCCCAGCATTCATCGTAGCAACTATATTCATTGGGCTATTTCCTAAAAGAGATTTCATTTTAAGTGTATGTGGGGAGAATCTTCTGTTAAAACCGATCATTAAACTCCCTTTGCTTTCCTTAAAAGCAGTCTCAATTTCTTGTAATTCTTCCTTATTCAATGCTAAGGGTTTTTCTACAAAAATATGTTTATCCTTTTTCAGAGCTTCAATCACCATTGATGCATGCAAATTATGGCGGGTTGTAATCATAATAACATCAACATCACTATCATTAACAACAATACTGAAATCAGTAGTACTATGAGAAATGTTATGTTTTTGAGCTAATGCTGTTCCATTAACTCCACCAGCAGATACAATATATTTTATTTCGGCACCTGTTCCCTTTAAAGCCGGCAACATTGTCATTTTTGTAAAGTTACCAGCCCCAACTATTGCTATTTTCCCTTTCGATGAAGATAAATCCTTACTTATAACCTGAACACTTGCATTAGGTTTATTGTCAATATTATATTTAAAAATAGAAGCTATGGATTTTGATTTAGAAATGCTACCATATACTTCATTAAATTCTTCAATTGGTATAATTTCACTAATTAATGATTTAACATTTAGCTTTCCACTAGAAATAGCTTTAAGAATTGCTTCAAAATTCCTTTTCTCAGTCCACCTCACAAATGACGATGGATAGTCAATTCCATTTTGTTCATAATTATCATCATATCTTCCGGGCCCGTATGAGCATGAAACCTGAAAAGTAAGCTCTTTTTCATAGAAATCGGCTCGTGAAATATTCAAACCAATTACGCCTACTAAAATAATCCTACCTCTTTTTCTGCTCATTTGAGCCGTTTGGCTAATAATATCATTCGATTTTGTAGAAGCTGTAATTATTATAGCATCTGCTCCTATACCATTTGTTTCTGACTCAACAAATTTTACAGGATTTGTACCCTTTGCAGGATTAAAAGCAATCACTCCCATTTCATGAGCCAAATTAACTTTTGCATCATCTAAATCGTATCCAATCACTTTACAACCATTTGCAATTAACATTTCAGCTGTTAATAAACCAATTAAACCTAAACCTACTACAACAATAGTTTCTCCAAATGTTGGATTTGCTAATCGAATTCCTTGAAGTCCAATTGAAGAAATTACTGTAAAGACTGCTTCTTCATCAGAAACATTTTCAGGGATATGAGCAACTAAATTTTTAGGGATACAAACAAATTCAGCATGTTGCCCATTTGAGGCTACTCTATCGCCCACTTTAAACTCGTCAACACCCTCACCCACTTCAATAACTTTCCCAACATTACAGTAACCTAAGGGTAAAGGTTGCTCTAATTTATTAAAAACTGTTTCTAATGTTGGCATTAAACCTTCTGCTTTAATTTTGTCTAAAACCATTTTTACCTTATCAGGTTGTTGACGTGCTTTAGATATCAATGAAGCCTTACCAAACTCAACCAACATGCGCTCAGTACCGAGTGAAACTAAGCTCCTTGTTGTTTGTATTAGAACTTGTCCCGGTTTTACTATTGGTGCAGGAACCTCCTCTAATTTAGTTTCACCGGTTTTAAATGATTGTAATATTTGTTTCATAATTAGTCAGAATATAATTTTATTAATTTGTTTATTACATTATTTTTATCATTATGTATTGATATTTTTTCAAAATTATTTATTTCTAATTTATTAAATAAATCAGTTTTATCTCCTGTTTTAAATAATATGCATCCATTAGGTCTTGTAACACAATCTGATGCTATAACAATTTTATTTAAACTTAATGCCTCTCTTAAAGAAATGGAGTCTCCATCAGTAGTAGTAGCTCTTATAAAGCCATCAGTTTCTTTTAAAATTTCATAAAAATTATGTGGGTAATCTATAAAAAATATATTATCAGGTATTTCAATTTGTTTATTTTTAACATTTTGCAAACATTCACCACTAGGATCTGAAAATATTAGGGCTAGATTCTTTGTTTTTTTAAATACTTGAATCAACATTGTACATCCATATATTTCATTTCCATTAATATCTTTAGAATTTTTGTAAGCATTTGTACAGAATATTCTTTTGAATTTTTTCTTTAGGTACAAAATTTTGTTTTGTATAATATTTGGTAAATTTTCTTCATTTATTGGTGGAATAAATGCAGAAAGTTGTATTGTGCTAGAGTTAAGTTTTTTTGCCTTAATAAAACTGTCCTCGTTTAAAACAATAGGTATTCGGGATAATCTAATTGACATGTTATCAAAAAAATTTTTAATTTTATTAAACCGACCAATATTTCCATGATATGTATTTATTAAGGGCTTTTTCAATATTCTACATATAAAACTTATATAAAATCTAAAATATGGGTTTGAAGCATGCAAATGAACTTTTTTATGACTTAATACTTTCTTAATTAACGAAAATTGAGAAGATACAGTATTCCGAATCATGTAATACGAATAATTTATATTTCTATTATCTATGTGATTGAGTAAACGTTGCACATGAATAGTAACTCCCCCGATAGGAGGAGGTGTTTTTCCAATTATTAATATTAACATTTAATTATATTTTAAAATAAATATATTCTAATAGTCATTAAAAAAGTTTTTTGTTGTATTTTTCCACAAATATTTATTTGAGACATTATATAACTTTTCATAAATTTCATCTGATTGATACAGATTTTTTAATATTAAACTATCAATTTGTAATTTATTCATATCTACAATTATTCCTATTTTTTCATTTTCAACCAAAGTTGAATAATCACCCACTCCTTTACTAACAATTGGTATAACACCTTGGGAAATATATTCTATAAATTTAATTGGCGATGATACATTATTAAGTAAAATGTTATCGCGTAAAAGAAATCCATAATCATAATTTGGTAATTCATTTATTACTTCCTCATGCTTTAATGATTTTATTTCGAAATTTTTAATATCATAATTTATTATTATTTTTCTTGCTTGTTCTATATCGTTTGAAATAATTGTTAAAGAACAATTTTTTAATTCAAATTCAATTTTTTTATAAAGTATAAGAGTTTTTTCATAGTTCTGCCATTTAGAGATACCACCAAGATATAAAAATTTTATTAATGAATTATTTTTATTATTCTTTCTATGATTTTTAGTAACGGAACATGGAATAACTTTAATGTTACGATTGCCAAATTTTTCAACTAAGTATTCTTGAAAACTGTTTGATACACAATGAATAATATCAGCTTTTCGATATGCAAATTTTTCTATAATTAATAGTATAAAACTTCTTATTTTTGAATTATTTCTTAAGAATGATTCGGCATATGCAAGTCCGCGAAAATCAAAAATTATTTTATATTTATAATTATTTATTTTCTTAGCAAAAAATACTTTTAAAAAATCGAAAATACTTCTGGTATAAATAAATTTAAGATCATTCTTATTTTTTCGTAATTCATCTTTTAAATTAGAATAATAAATAATATTTGTATATTTATCTTCTAATCTGTATTTTTCATTTGCGTTTATCAGAATATAATTATCATTATTATATTGATTTAATTGATTTGTTAAGTTCAATAATTGTGAACGTATTACGCCTTCTTTTAATCTAAATGGGGCAATAAAAAAATTCATTAATTAAGTTTTTATGTTTCAAATAATATCGACAAAATGCAACAATATGCCAAAAATATTTAATACTATCATGAATAAAAGACCTAATGCAAAATATTTTTTATCAAACTTTTTTGCAAATACAGTAATCATTATTACAAATCCGTATATATAATCAACTTTCTGATTTCTTGCACCTAAAAATTTTATTGAATATGTTAATATTGTAAAAACCACCATTATAATATTAAACAAAAAGTAATTTAATTTGAGTTTATCTTTTTCTTTAGTAAGATCTCTGATTCTGAAAATAAAAGAAAATATTGCAGGGAAAATAATAAAATTAAATATAAAAGTACTTAATAAAACAACAACAATGTTTTCTGTTCCGAAATAAAATGAAGTATCGTTTGAAGAAAAGGAAAATATATAATATAATAAATATTGCGAAAAAACAGGAGTAATAATAAACCTTAGTATTCCTATCAGCATTCTTAGGAATATAATAAAAAATAAATATAATAATGAATAATTTTGTACTGAACCATATTTAATACCTAAAAATTCAAAACTTCCTAAGAAATCTTTTTCCCCTTCAATTAAAACTAATAATTTGGTAGCAATTTTATATAAAAAGTCTGTAGTATCAAATAGAAAAATTATGCTTATTAATAAAACTAAAAATATTATAACATAATAGAACTTTATTTTTTTCAGATTAATTTTTAAAAAATTTAAATTTTCAAGTTTAAAAATTTTAAATAAAAACACATATGCTATCACAGCATACGCATACAACTCTCTAATATTTAACAGTATAAATACTCCTAAAATAATTAACAACCATTTTTTAAAATTTGATTTTTCGTAGAATAGCAAATATTGAATTTCTATTATTACAAATAAAATATATACGTCTCTTAAAAATGTAGGTAAAATTAACAATCCAATTATTGAAAAACTAATTAGAAAAATTTTAAGTTGGTAATTTTTATCGGTACGCAAATCTTCTTTAAAAATATTTTTGAATAATAATATTCCTGTAATAGTTAATAAGAAGTGAATTAAATAATTAAAAAAAAATACCAATATTGCGTTCACTACATTATTGGCAAATAATCTGTAAAATATTGAGTTTAAATATATTGCGAAAATTTTTTTATCCTGTTTTATCCATTCATACATGTAAGCATCTTTAAAATCTCCTTTTTTTTGAATACTTAATAGTATTTTTTCGAAAAAACTAGAATCACTTCCATAACTGAATGAACTTAAATCGTTATATAAATAAACATTATATAAATAATATATTATAAATACAAAAAAAACTCCCATACTTAAAAATAACATTATATATATATGGGAATATTTTAAACGAAATAGCCTTTTAATAAAATTATTTATAATGTATAAATAAAATAATATTGGGAATATTATATTTATTATAGGGGCTTCTAGGATAAACATATATATAAAATTATTGTATTAGCTATAATTACGGGTTCTATTGATATAGCAACTAAATCAATGCTTATTTATTCTTAAAAAGAATTATGAAATATACTTATTAATAGCAGATAATAAAGAAATTACCTGAACCTTTTCTACTCCATTTCCTGTTTCAAATAATTTTTTTAATTCCACTTTAAGTTCATTATTTTCAACACTATCAATATTCATCTTATAGAAAGAAAAAATATTATTTTTTAATAATAAACCTTTATTATAATTTTCTTTGTTAATAAATTGATTAAAATCAAATAATATACAGCTATCAACGGCTTTTTTTTGAAAATATTTATAAATGATTCTACTATCAGAAATAATGTTGTATTTCTTATTATTTATAATAAAGTCATATCCTGATCCTCTATTATAATTTTTAATATCTATGCTGTCAGGTTGAGAATGTACGGGTAATAATTGAATAATAAATACTAAAACAAGGAATAATTTCTTCATTAATTCAAAATTTATTATAAACTTTCTTACAATTCATTTAGTTGACTTTCTTTTATTTAATTTAATTAAATTTTATTTTATTATATAAAATTTGTTGAAACTCATCAACTGTATATTTTTTTGATAAATTTCTATATTGGTGAATATTATACTGTGCTTCTTCTTGTGTTAAAAATATATTATCGTTTTTTAAATCATCTTCAAAATCTTCAATTGTAAAAATATAAAAACCCTCATTTTTAAACCATTGCAACATTACATTTTTTTCATTTAAATAAATTTTTACACCATTTTGAAATCCCTCCAAAACATTAGCTCCTGCCATTTGTCGATAGCTATTTATAACAAGTGCACTTGTTTTTTTGTATAAAAGCTTAAAATCTTCAATTGACATAAAATCTTCAATCGTTTTAAAATATTTTTTTCTAATTATATTCTGTCTAACTATGCTTGTATATTTCTTTTCTGAACCATAATTAAGTAAGAGGGTAAAATTATATTTTTCTTTATTTCTATTTTTATCTATTAAGTCAATAATATCCAGATGATTATTATACTCACTTCTGCTATTACCAACAATTATAATAGGAAATTTCTCTTTTCTTTTTAATGTTAAATTAGTATGCAGAACATTTTCATTATATATTTTATTTTTGAAAGGAAGTTTTATAAATACCGGCAATTTATAGTAAGAAGATAAGTAATTGTACTCTTCAAAACTCAATGCTAAAAAAAAATTTACACGTAAACTAGCTCGATAAAAAAGAATATTAGGACTACCACTAAATATAAACAAAGAAAAATAAGTTTTTATTTTCCTAAAAAAAACTTTAAATATTTTAAAAGGATTCTTTGAATAATTAATTCTTAATGCTTGCTTTGTTTTCTTGCTTAAAACTATATCTCTTTGTTTTCCATATAGCTCATATCCAAAAAATCTCCAAGCAATTTTTACATATTTTGGCAACCTAAGTGCTATTTTTTCCTTAATTAACTCTAACTCGTAAAAAACAACTAAATCTGCATCTTTACAAATTTTAATAATTTGATCAATATCATGTTTAGTATTCTTTAAAAATGTAGCATTTTCTCTGAATGGACCAGAATATGGTTTATCACGCTCTATTATTACGATCCTATTTTCAAAATACTTCCCATTAAAAAAATTTGAATT encodes the following:
- a CDS encoding bi-domain-containing oxidoreductase, with amino-acid sequence MKQILQSFKTGETKLEEVPAPIVKPGQVLIQTTRSLVSLGTERMLVEFGKASLISKARQQPDKVKMVLDKIKAEGLMPTLETVFNKLEQPLPLGYCNVGKVIEVGEGVDEFKVGDRVASNGQHAEFVCIPKNLVAHIPENVSDEEAVFTVISSIGLQGIRLANPTFGETIVVVGLGLIGLLTAEMLIANGCKVIGYDLDDAKVNLAHEMGVIAFNPAKGTNPVKFVESETNGIGADAIIITASTKSNDIISQTAQMSRKRGRIILVGVIGLNISRADFYEKELTFQVSCSYGPGRYDDNYEQNGIDYPSSFVRWTEKRNFEAILKAISSGKLNVKSLISEIIPIEEFNEVYGSISKSKSIASIFKYNIDNKPNASVQVISKDLSSSKGKIAIVGAGNFTKMTMLPALKGTGAEIKYIVSAGGVNGTALAQKHNISHSTTDFSIVVNDSDVDVIMITTRHNLHASMVIEALKKDKHIFVEKPLALNKEELQEIETAFKESKGSLMIGFNRRFSPHTLKMKSLLGNSPMNIVATMNAGAIPSNVWVHDMKIGGGRIIGEACHYIDLIVYLSGSMVKDVCMNAMGENPKENTDNASILLKMENGSTAVINYFANGAKSYSKERIEVYSQERTMIMDNFIKTKGFGFKGFKSLKTKLDKGHKKQFQSIVSKAKNGEGIGLIAYEELINVTKASFAAIESLKQNSWIKIN
- a CDS encoding glycosyltransferase, translated to MLILIIGKTPPPIGGVTIHVQRLLNHIDNRNINYSYYMIRNTVSSQFSLIKKVLSHKKVHLHASNPYFRFYISFICRILKKPLINTYHGNIGRFNKIKNFFDNMSIRLSRIPIVLNEDSFIKAKKLNSSTIQLSAFIPPINEENLPNIIQNKILYLKKKFKRIFCTNAYKNSKDINGNEIYGCTMLIQVFKKTKNLALIFSDPSGECLQNVKNKQIEIPDNIFFIDYPHNFYEILKETDGFIRATTTDGDSISLREALSLNKIVIASDCVTRPNGCILFKTGDKTDLFNKLEINNFEKISIHNDKNNVINKLIKLYSD
- a CDS encoding glycosyltransferase → MNFFIAPFRLKEGVIRSQLLNLTNQLNQYNNDNYILINANEKYRLEDKYTNIIYYSNLKDELRKNKNDLKFIYTRSIFDFLKVFFAKKINNYKYKIIFDFRGLAYAESFLRNNSKIRSFILLIIEKFAYRKADIIHCVSNSFQEYLVEKFGNRNIKVIPCSVTKNHRKNNKNNSLIKFLYLGGISKWQNYEKTLILYKKIEFELKNCSLTIISNDIEQARKIIINYDIKNFEIKSLKHEEVINELPNYDYGFLLRDNILLNNVSSPIKFIEYISQGVIPIVSKGVGDYSTLVENEKIGIIVDMNKLQIDSLILKNLYQSDEIYEKLYNVSNKYLWKNTTKNFFNDY